AAGTTCTCTTGCTACCAAAGCTCGCTGCACGTGTGAAGTAAGCACTACAAAACGAAATGCTCCTAAGTCAAAGGCTTCTTCCGAGTCTTCCAGCTCTGCTCTCAGGCTCGTACCGACCCGCCTGAGAATTGCGTCGGCAGTAAAAACCGGCTGGGAGCTCAGGTAGATTTCCAATCCTTCGATGTACAGACTCACTGTGGAAAGAGGGCTTTGGCATCGAAGGTGACGCTCCCACCAGCGGTCATAGGCATCCCCAAAGGATCGGCGGTTTCCCAATTCTGTAACGGGATCCTGAGCTGCTATTTGAGCTAGCCTTCTGCGTTCTGTCGCTTCTTGAAGGCGCTTGTCCACTCGTAGCCTAAGTTCCTCGATCGAAAATGGCTTCGGTAGATAATCGTCCGCACCCAGTGAAAGACCTTCTACTCGGTCGAACTCTGAGGTCCTGGCGGTGAGAAGTATGATTGGTGTTTTTCGTGTCTTCTTATGGTGTCGGAGAAGAGAGAGAGCCTCAAATCCATCCATTCGCGGCATCATCACATCCAAGATGATGAGGTCTGGCTGAATCTCGAAAGCCAAGTCCACAGCAGCGCGTCCATCGGAAGCTTCGAAAATATCGTGTCCTTCTAATGCAAGGGCTGTAGACACCAGCTTACGAACATCGTCTTCGTCATCAGCAACCAAAATGTTGGCTCGCATGACCCTTCTCCAGTTCCTGATTGCCGCAATGTTACGGTGTGTGGCGATTGGGCACGGTCTTCGAGTACGCATCCTCGAAGAACTAGCTCCAATATTTATGGATGCTGTCGTGTGAATAATCGCCGCACTGCCCGGATTTGCTTAGGGGTACAGGTCCCGAAGGACGAAGGGTCTAAAGTCCCGAAGTTTATGGGATCAGGGTGGGCTCGAGGTTACCCTCGCTACTCCTCGCTGTGTGCGCGAGCCAGCGAACGGATAATCTGGGCGAGACCTTCGATGTCGGCCGATTTTTCTACAACACTGTGAAATCCTGCCTCCGAGGCAGAGGCCGCAAGCTCACTAGAGGCTGTACCTGTCCAAAGGACCAGCGCAGACCCGGGTGCCCTGTTGCGGAGATCCTTTCCCAGTTCCAGTCCGTCTCTCGAGTTGAAATGGCGGTCTACCATCACAATGTCTGGCTGATATTCATCTAACTGCTTGGCCAATGTCTCCACCGACTGAGCGGTTGCAACGATCTCGATATCGGGTGCAGCTAGCGGTAAGGCCGTTTCTATGAGGCGCAGGATTGTAGGGTCATCGTCGGCCACTACTACTTTTATCGAGTTGGAGGTGGGGGAGTCCGCCACTATCACTCCAAGCGTGTGCTTTCAACCCTATCAAGCCGAAACCCCGGTTCTACACGCAGAACGTGTCCAGAGAAGTGTTCCTGTGAAATAGTTCGACATCTGTTGCTTCGAGCTTGATCGTGGTGGCTCTCGGAAAACTTGGCAATCCAATTGTGCCTGCCGGTGCAAGTAGACCCACATTTAGTAGGTAAATGTCTCGAAACGACTGCTGTCGGATGCCGCGTAACGAGCTACGCGTGACTCTATTTCGGACGCCTTTACAATCGATGCTACCAGCTCCGACATGACAGTGTAGGGCATGGCGCACATAACTTCTGATGATGGTAGACCAGTTCTGACCCTACTAAGCATGCAACCTAGGCTCACCGCGGGACGGCGCATTTCCTTAGCTACCGGAACGATATGACACTGAGGTTTACCCTCTATGATCAAGTCCGGGATAGCGTCGTGGATTACCATCATCTGTTTAGCATTGATTCGTAATAGAACGACATCTGGTTGAAGATGCGTTTGCGACAAGGGACCATAATAGACAAAATCATAATGTCTGCTAATCACAGGAAGGTCTAGCTCACCTGGTTCTCCCAGCCATCCACACTCGCAAAGCTCCCTTATGTCCTCATTTGATTCAACTTCTTGCAATTTTTTAAATCCATGCGTTACAGAACCAATGGAGCAATTACCATGATCCTCCGGTACCGTGTAGAAAGACCTTTCTTCTGCAAGCTTCCAAAGGACACAGCCTGCTGGTACTCGCCCTCTTCTCCCATCGCGGGCAGGTTCTGACATTGGTGCGTCAAAGTGTGTAATTCCCCGTGGAGCTTCATCTAAAAAGGCAATCGCGATTGGCTCGTGATCGAGCTTGAGTGCACGCGTAATTTCCTTTGTTAGCGCAACGTTCTTGTCGAGGTAATGCTGGTTCATATATAGCTCCCGATATCTAGCTTTATCGCTAAGACGCTATCTTTATATCGACAAAAACTCCTCCACCAACACCCCCCTGCATACCAACTATAGCAAGCAGCCCACTGGCTCGCCAAGTTGACTTTTTATGCTGCTGTTCTTACGCCCTTGTTGTTATGGTTACTCACTTAAAAAGCTGGGCAAACTCTCCTGAAAGAGCAGTAGTCGCATAAAGGACCAGGGTTTGGTCGCCAATCTCCAGTATCTAAAGCTTTTTTGATTGCGTCAGCGACAGCGGTAATCAGTTTCGAGGTAAATGCAATGGTAGCATCGGTTACATCTTCTTCTATAACCTCAGCATCCTGAAGGTAAAAAAGCCGGATGCGTGGAGGCTGATCTGTTAATTTTCCTAACTTCGCAAGAATAAGCGAGTAAAAGCGAAGACCGAAAAATGCATCCCGCTCGTAGTTCTTTGGGGGGGCTGAGCCTGTTTTGTAGTCGGTTATTAGGAGGCGTCCCGAGGGAGAGCGCTCCAATCGGTCTATTACTCCTACAAGCTCAGTTTGAGAAGCGCCGTTTACATCCTCGTCTCCTGTACTCAGGAAAAGCACAGCGCTGACCCACTTTTCGGTGGCAAGTGGCTCCACCGATGCTGGATCTTCCAGCTTGAAATAGTTATCCAATAGTTTTTCCCCCGCTGACCTGATGCGTTCGGTCAGTTCGTTTGTGCTACTCGGAGGGCAAGAGGTCCGTAAATTCGGAAAATTTGAGCCCTCCTCAGAGATAGCTTCTTTACCGAGCGATTGGGAAAGCTCTTTGATGTCGCCTCGGTGATAATCAAGTGAATCCAGAAGCGATTTGGATGCTGCCTCTCGCGTGCGCTCCGATGCGGGCAACGCGAACAAAAGCTCCAAGGCTTTGTGGACTATCGTCCCGCGTAGTTGCGGTTCTGAAGGAGGTTCGGGTAGTCGGTCTACTACGCGAAACTTATACAGTTGCGGACACGTTCTGAAGTCAGAAGCCCTTGATGGCGATAGTCGAAGTTTCGTTACCATAGGCATAAGAGTAAATGAGGACTAGGATAAATTTGCGAATTTCGGCAGCAGAGCGCCCTTTTGCCTCTGCGACCTCGGCATAGATCTTTATCTTGTAAAAGCAATTACAGAGATCCCCCCAAAAAAGGAAGACCCCGGACCAACCTCATGGCGTGAAGCGTTCGATAGGCCCGGGGCTTCCTTTGCCGGACGCTTACCTTAGTAAAGGTAGAACCCGGCGGATAGCAGAGGCTGGAGCCGCCTGCTAGATGGAGCGAACACCTGCTCCAAGGTCGCCGTTTTGCAAGGAGTAACCCTCCCGCGCCGGCGACCGCTAAAAACTACTGCCAGAAGACTCACGTGTCAATGGCGTTACGAAAACCCCACGTAATAACGGATTTGTCAACGCCGAAATCAAGGAAGACGCAGGGCCCGCCCATCCAACTTGTGGATAATTCTCGGAGACTTAGACAACAGGCCGTATTTCTGACGAAAAATCGTGACTTTTTGAACAAAGGGAGGCTGTCAATGCTAAAGAGGCGTCCGCTCCCAGAGGGACTTTCTCTTGCGGGGAAAACGCTCTCTAGCGAGAATCTGGTCTTCTCGCCTCGAATGGTGTTCATGGAGCCTGGCGATCCCAGCCGGCGATCTTATTCTCGGTGGAGAACAGGATTGCATAAAAGCGGTGGCGCGCCACCCTCTCGCTACTTCGAGTCTTGGGACGTCGCGGTGTTCGCGAAGAGTCGTGTGTTCTTTTTCACTTTGGGGCATTGCAAAGCACGAAGCGGGTCTACTCAGGTAAGCTTCGCCCGTGCCGAAACATTGGATCCCTCCGGAGCGCAAAGAATTTCCCAGATGGGCATGGAAGGCCCTATCGAATCCAAAGGTGGTCTTGAACTTTCAGCTGAAGCAGCAAGCTCCACAAACGGCCAAAGAGCTGCCTTTTCGACGAAGCGAACTCGGTTCAAGCTGACAGCTTATGAGGGAGGAAAGGGTACAGTATTTCTTTGTCCATGGAGAAGTCAGGGAAAGATTCTTTCCCGTAGTGGGGAGTCGTCCTGGGAAGGGAAACTCGAAGGTAGCATAGAGTCAGGTGAATGGGACCTGATTACACCCCAGCTTCCGCTTGCACCGAGAAGATGGGTCTGCTATGCGAGCGCTCGCAGCCCCCGCTGGTTCACCGGTCAGTTCGCCTCTGAAGATTTTGAAGAGGGAACGCGTTCTATTGTCGAATGTTCTCGTGCTCCCACTTTGCTGATGCGATCTTGGGGAACGGCACACCCCGTAGCGTGGGCGAGGATAGCGGGGACATTCGTATTCAAAGACCATGCGCTCTCATCGAGCTGCGAGCCACCTCTATTTTTATCGGGAGCTTGGGTGAAGATGGGCCGCCTAGGAGTACTCGGACCCCCGGTACCAAAAACCTTTTTTGCACTGCACTTTTCTGAAGAAGCTGTTGCCAGGGTAGGTCTTCCCGGACGAAGAATCCAATTTAATGCTCTTCCGCGTGCTTTTCTATCTTCTTCCTATCTCCGTTTTCCCCTCTGGGAGGCAAGGTTGCTGAGCCGAAATTTGGTGGCAACCGTGTCAGTAGATGCCTCCAACTCCGATCTTTATCAACAAGAGATGCCCGATCCGGAGGAAGCCGGTGTGTTCATGTCCCGTTTTCCGTTTGCCTCGATTGAGGTAGCTCTTGAGGCAAGATCCAAGGGGCTCTGGAAGCATGTGGCGACTGCAACGGCGGTAAATGCTGTAGTTGAGTTCGGGGGCCGTGAGCCCCTTCCATATCTGGCTCTGCTTCCCAAAGAGCATGCGTTAGGGATGGAGTGACGATTAGGTGTCAGAGGACTACGAGCGTGTGGTTGCGGTGGCCAATCGGCACTGGATAAGCCTCTCTAGCGCCATGGTTTGGGCAATAGTGATAGGCCTCCTCGCCGGTGTTATTTTCTTTTTGCTTCCTGCTGGCGTGCGAAGCGCGCCGTACTTTCCTAGGTCGATCGCTGCGGCTGGGGCTGTTCTGTGGGCGATTGTTTCGGCTTCTAGGGTGTCGGAGTGGTCCAGTACTGTTTACGTCGTTACTCCTAGGCGGATCGTCATGAGGCGTGGCCTACTCCGTAAAAAAGTTACCGAGGTCGGGCTCGAGCAGGTCGGCAGGTACAGCGTCTACCAGGGGATTTTGGGAAGAGTGCTAGGGTACGGAACGGTTCGCGTCGAGTTGAAAAACGGATCTTGGTGGACTATGAGAAGGCTCGCCCGCCCGAGCGTGCTGGTAGACGGCATAGGTAAGGCAATACGTGAATCTCATTATCGCAGAGGGGATTAGGATTGAAGGGGAAGTAGGTACCCCAGCGAATCAGGCGTTCGCATTCGTAAGACAGCGGGCATAGTACAACGGTGCGAATCGTATCCCTTGTCCCGTCTCACAGTGAGACGCTAGTAGCCATTGGGGCAGCGGATGCGCTAGTTGGTGTCACTAGGTATTGCCTCGCGGCTCCATTGGTAAAAGAACTCAGAGTTCCCGAGGTTGGGGGCACTAAAACTCCCAGAGTAGCCGAGATTGTCTCTCTCCGTCCCGACGTTGTCGTCGTATGCAACGAAGAGAACCGTATAGAAGACGTTGCTGAGATCTTGGCGTCGGGCATCGAGGTTGTCGAGGTGTCTCCTCGCTCCATAGAGGAGGCTATGGAGGGCGTGTTGCGGCTAGGCGAGCTTACTGGGTGTCGGCGTAAAGCGAGAGAGATTGTCGCGGAGATCAAGCGAAGCGTTGCTGAGGTAGGTGAGATAGCGTCTACTTGCATGGAGGCGCTGCAAGACACTTACATTTACTGCCCGATATGGTACAGGCCGTGGATGTCTTTTGGACCTGACACCTACTGCAACGCTGTTTTAGAAGCCTGCGGCGGCAACAACGTCTACTCGAGCATTTCGCGCGAACGATACTTCGAGACCGACCCCAAAGAGGCAAGGATAGGAGGTGCCAAAGCCTGCCTACTACCTACTGAGCCTTTTAGATTTGGCAATCGCCACAAGAAGATGCTTCAGAGCCTTATAGGTCCCACAGAGATATTCGACGGGTCTGCCCTCACCTGGTACGGAGCGAGGACCCCTTGGGGATTAAAGACAGTATCGGATGCCCTCCTAAGGCTCGACGCCGAGATTTTGGCGTGATTCCCCTACTGTCTAGACTCCAATCATCGCCTCGAGACGACGTTTCTGACTCCGGGGGAGGGAGAGAATTCTGGTGATGCCGCCAATGCCGCTCCGGGATGCTTGCGCAGCAGCCAGTCATGCAGCCGAGTTCGGAGCGGTTTTTTACTCGGGGGCTATCGGAGGATGGGCCCCTGGGTCGTTTATGCTTTCCTCGCCAAAAGCAATGTTCCAGGTTTCTATGGGAGAGGAAGTCGAGCCACAGGAAGGATCAAGAGCCTCAATTTTTAAAAAGCTTGAAGAGGCCGTTCACTCGGAACCAGACTTAGTTTGGGCGGGCTTCATCTCATATGACGCTGGAAGGTTCATCGAAACAATCCCATCGATCGCCGCTAGAGATCGACCGCTGCCTTTCGTGTTTTTCGTAGGATACGACTCTGTGATTCCGGTGATATCCGAGGAAAATCGGGCTCCCAATGCATCTGCGAGGTTTGATTTTTCTACAAATCATAGGGCCGGAAAATTAGATATGGATGGCCCTTCATGCTTGGCTTCGCTTGAGGAACTCCCGACTGGCTGGAAAGAGTCACTCGGTCGGTCCGAATACGAAAAGGTTGTGCTTGATGCTCTCGAGCGCATAAAGGCTGGCGATTTTTACCAAGTGAATGTGGCCCGCCGTATTTCGGCTCCGTGCCTGCGTGATCCCAGGGAAGACGCTATCGACGCGTTTGTGTTTGTGTGCGATGTTTTACTTCCTCCAAGGGGGTGTTTCCTCGCTTGGAACGATGCTTTTGTGGTCTCTGGGTCGCCCGAACTGTTTCTTTCTGTTACTGGTCGCAACGTCTTCACCAAGCCAATAAAAGGAACGTTTGGTCGGTGGAGGACACGCACGGCCAGTGATCTGGATGTCGGCAGGCTTCGGTTACTCACGAGCGATAAGGACAAAGCGGAAAATGTGATGATTGTCGATTTGCTCCGCAATGACCTGGGAAAAATCTCTGAGTATGGGTCGGTAAAAGTGCCTGCGCTTTTCCATGTAGAAACATTTCCTGCAGTGCATCATCTGGTATCGACCGTGACGGCAACTTTGCGCAAAGATGTGTCATTGGCTGATCTTCTGGAGGCTACTTTCCCTGGAGGATCGATAACCGGAGCACCCAAAGTCGCCGCTATGCGCTTCATTGAGTCGGTCGAGAGAGTCCGGCGCGGTGTTTATACGGGTGCTATAGGCTACGTAGACCCATCACATAGATTATCCAACTCGTTAGGGATGCAAAACACGGCTCCGACAATTGAATTTAGTGTGGCAATTAGGACTTTGGTCCTTTGGGAAGGGTGGTGGGATTTGTGGGTTGGAGGTGGCATCGTCGCCGACTCCGATCCCGTCGTCGAGTGGCAGGAGACAGTGGAAAAGTCTAGGGGTCTGGTACCAGTCCTAGCGGGTTTTACTACTGCGCCTCCGAGACCGTAGACATGTTGAATTCTTTTACCGTGATCGGCGGCGCAGACACCCAACATCCGACGTCGTCGAACTCTCTCGGAGTTGCTCTAACCGGAATACCGGCATCTATTACAGATGCCAGCATGGTAACGGGGCTCTGATTAAATCTGAAGTTGTTCACCTCGGCTCTGATTTTTCCATCCTCTATCAGATAGATACCATCCCGTGTCAATCCGGTGAGCAGGCCCGTTTGAGGGTCGACCTGTCGTATGTACCACAGGCAGTTGACGTATAGAC
The sequence above is a segment of the Acidimicrobiia bacterium genome. Coding sequences within it:
- a CDS encoding aminodeoxychorismate synthase component I produces the protein MPPMPLRDACAAASHAAEFGAVFYSGAIGGWAPGSFMLSSPKAMFQVSMGEEVEPQEGSRASIFKKLEEAVHSEPDLVWAGFISYDAGRFIETIPSIAARDRPLPFVFFVGYDSVIPVISEENRAPNASARFDFSTNHRAGKLDMDGPSCLASLEELPTGWKESLGRSEYEKVVLDALERIKAGDFYQVNVARRISAPCLRDPREDAIDAFVFVCDVLLPPRGCFLAWNDAFVVSGSPELFLSVTGRNVFTKPIKGTFGRWRTRTASDLDVGRLRLLTSDKDKAENVMIVDLLRNDLGKISEYGSVKVPALFHVETFPAVHHLVSTVTATLRKDVSLADLLEATFPGGSITGAPKVAAMRFIESVERVRRGVYTGAIGYVDPSHRLSNSLGMQNTAPTIEFSVAIRTLVLWEGWWDLWVGGGIVADSDPVVEWQETVEKSRGLVPVLAGFTTAPPRP
- a CDS encoding recombinase RecB — translated: MPMVTKLRLSPSRASDFRTCPQLYKFRVVDRLPEPPSEPQLRGTIVHKALELLFALPASERTREAASKSLLDSLDYHRGDIKELSQSLGKEAISEEGSNFPNLRTSCPPSSTNELTERIRSAGEKLLDNYFKLEDPASVEPLATEKWVSAVLFLSTGDEDVNGASQTELVGVIDRLERSPSGRLLITDYKTGSAPPKNYERDAFFGLRFYSLILAKLGKLTDQPPRIRLFYLQDAEVIEEDVTDATIAFTSKLITAVADAIKKALDTGDWRPNPGPLCDYCSFRRVCPAF